A genomic stretch from Nitrospiraceae bacterium includes:
- a CDS encoding radical SAM protein, with amino-acid sequence MKVLLIFPPDWFPSEPYLSLPSLTSVLRQAGHTVIQKDINLEMWDWYFSEDFLKKVLRRVPQQLDRLRKLSKKRDLSEAEMDLQLALCDVTRQKIDELIKKAGKAKAIVRGETFYDIDQLEWAIQVFREVTSVISMVYAPARICMPPMETDLSYKVYVSSDVMDAVNDTQVNIYRDVFDQLVKPVIEAEQPDVVGISIVLQQQIFSTMTFCALIKQQFPHIHATIGGNTVTRLRDVLPQSPLFEYFDSAVVYEGETAFLQLVEAVGAKRSLADVPNTIYKDETGIHTSPTSYAEDMAALPPPDFDGLPLSKYFVPTKILPYLATRGCYWGRCEFCDHGEGYTAGYRSKKIQDVLAEIKFLRDKYGAKHFHFTDESYPPALFRKLARGLVESQMGITWTTHMRFEKSLLDSQVWRDARDSGCRYLHFGYESGVERVLQLMDKATTTEVMTKHLKYTAEAGIWNHCMGFFGFPGETRQEAWQSVEFLEQNKNHVHSLGFGTFDLGRHNPVAKHPEKWGVTAYKNPDWDLALDYYYTVKNGMSIEEAERVFQEFERNHNPGWDLRLYIREYIFLYIARFGMRKLPDLQYQAMKTAGVVPTLAGKM; translated from the coding sequence ATGAAGGTCCTGCTGATCTTCCCGCCCGATTGGTTCCCCTCCGAACCCTATCTCAGCCTTCCCTCGCTCACCTCCGTCCTCCGCCAGGCCGGCCATACGGTCATCCAGAAAGACATCAACCTCGAGATGTGGGACTGGTACTTCAGCGAGGATTTCTTGAAGAAAGTTCTGCGCCGGGTGCCGCAGCAGCTCGACCGGCTGCGCAAGCTCTCGAAGAAGCGGGATCTGAGCGAAGCTGAGATGGATTTGCAGCTGGCGCTCTGCGATGTGACCCGCCAGAAGATCGACGAGCTGATCAAGAAGGCGGGGAAGGCGAAGGCGATCGTCCGCGGAGAAACATTCTACGATATCGATCAGTTAGAGTGGGCGATTCAAGTCTTCCGCGAGGTCACGTCGGTGATCTCGATGGTCTATGCGCCGGCGCGGATCTGCATGCCGCCGATGGAGACGGATCTGTCGTACAAGGTCTATGTCTCTTCCGACGTGATGGATGCGGTGAACGATACCCAAGTCAACATCTACCGCGATGTGTTCGACCAGCTGGTGAAACCGGTGATCGAAGCGGAGCAACCGGACGTGGTTGGCATCTCGATCGTCCTGCAGCAGCAGATCTTCTCCACCATGACCTTCTGTGCGCTGATCAAGCAACAGTTCCCCCACATCCACGCCACGATCGGCGGGAATACGGTGACGCGCCTGCGCGACGTGCTGCCCCAGTCGCCGCTGTTCGAGTACTTCGACAGCGCCGTGGTCTATGAAGGGGAGACGGCTTTTCTCCAATTAGTCGAGGCAGTCGGGGCGAAGCGGAGCCTGGCCGACGTGCCCAACACCATATATAAGGACGAAACCGGCATCCATACGTCTCCGACGAGCTATGCGGAAGACATGGCTGCACTGCCACCGCCGGACTTCGATGGCCTCCCGCTCTCGAAGTATTTCGTGCCGACGAAGATCCTTCCCTATCTGGCGACGCGCGGCTGCTACTGGGGCCGCTGTGAATTCTGCGACCATGGCGAGGGCTACACGGCCGGCTACCGGTCGAAGAAGATTCAGGACGTGCTGGCGGAGATCAAGTTCCTGCGCGACAAGTACGGGGCGAAGCATTTCCATTTCACCGACGAGTCCTATCCGCCGGCCCTGTTCCGCAAGCTGGCGCGTGGTTTAGTCGAAAGCCAGATGGGCATCACCTGGACAACGCACATGCGGTTCGAAAAAAGCTTGCTCGACTCGCAAGTCTGGCGCGACGCGCGCGACTCAGGCTGCCGCTATCTCCACTTCGGCTATGAGTCGGGCGTCGAACGGGTGCTCCAGCTGATGGACAAGGCGACGACGACCGAGGTGATGACGAAGCACCTCAAGTACACGGCCGAGGCTGGCATCTGGAACCACTGCATGGGATTCTTCGGCTTCCCGGGAGAAACGAGGCAAGAGGCCTGGCAATCCGTGGAGTTCCTGGAGCAGAACAAGAACCATGTGCATTCGCTGGGGTTCGGCACGTTCGACCTGGGCCGGCATAACCCGGTGGCGAAGCATCCGGAGAAGTGGGGCGTGACGGCCTACAAGAACCCGGACTGGGACCTGGCGCTCGACTACTACTACACGGTGAAGAACGGGATGAGCATCGAAGAGGCCGAGCGGGTGTTCCAGGAATTCGAACGGAACCACAATCCAGGCTGGGACCTGCGGCTCTACATCAGGGAATATATCTTCCTTTATATAGCGCGGTTCGGGATGAGGAAGTTGCCGGACTTGCAATATCAGGCGATGAAGACGGCGGGAGTGGTGCCGACGCTGGCCGGAAAGATGTGA
- a CDS encoding radical SAM protein produces MSVNELVQIDGLPQLKDGVRKTSKVMLLFPPEWVPTAPYLALPSLTAVLRQAGHHVIQRDVNIEMYDHFFTTEFLIWIRARQTMQLRTLQMKEKRGELTEQEAGQLSVLEQAMTIDVFDLATRAEDAKAVVRGERFYEAEKLENALNTFREVMHYISAAYYPASLVFYPMESNLGYRPGVSKEVFACLEDEQVNIYRDICNQLVLPSVSKEKPDVVGVSIGTQMQLMAGLTFCKMIKETFPNIHVVVGGNVITRLQEELPHHERFFTEVFDSAILYEGEHALLWLIEALNGKREMASVPNLMYRDATGVRQNKEIYTEKTTSLPIPDFDGFPLDHYFVPERIIPYLATRGCYWGRCTFCDHGQGYFDQYRGMSAQLVVEQVKALRDKYQCRHFLFADESYPPALFRKVSQLLVDQQVGIKWTTLIRFEETLQDQAVWDLAAKAGCCTLYYGMESANERVLNLMDKHAKKSVIQNNLKQAAKAGIWNHVMAFYGFPGETRDEALETRQFVLDNQPVIHSVELFYFVAYRHTPMVRNPEKFGITIHKQGEYDLPLDYYYTLDEPVGLTCLDAMQLCEEFYKNDFHPWAVRVNAREHVFLYISKFGTNKLPQIYAKQPAMVGSGEGVSGLVTWPVAIGENQEGMSRVTSHEVR; encoded by the coding sequence ATGAGCGTTAACGAGCTCGTTCAAATCGACGGGTTGCCGCAGCTGAAAGACGGCGTGCGCAAGACGTCGAAGGTTATGCTGCTGTTCCCGCCCGAGTGGGTGCCGACCGCTCCGTATCTTGCCTTGCCCTCGCTGACCGCAGTGCTCCGCCAAGCCGGCCATCACGTGATTCAACGCGACGTGAACATCGAGATGTACGACCATTTTTTCACGACGGAATTCCTGATCTGGATTAGGGCGAGGCAGACGATGCAGCTGAGGACGCTGCAGATGAAAGAAAAGCGGGGAGAACTGACGGAGCAGGAGGCCGGTCAATTGTCCGTCCTGGAGCAGGCCATGACGATCGATGTCTTCGATCTCGCGACGCGCGCGGAGGATGCCAAGGCCGTCGTCCGCGGCGAACGCTTTTACGAGGCCGAGAAGCTCGAGAATGCGCTGAATACCTTTCGTGAGGTGATGCACTACATCTCAGCCGCCTACTATCCCGCCTCGCTGGTGTTCTATCCGATGGAAAGTAACCTGGGCTATCGGCCGGGTGTGTCGAAGGAAGTCTTCGCCTGTCTCGAGGACGAGCAGGTGAACATCTATCGGGATATCTGCAACCAGCTGGTGCTGCCCTCCGTGAGCAAGGAAAAGCCGGACGTGGTGGGCGTCTCCATCGGCACGCAGATGCAGCTGATGGCGGGCTTGACGTTCTGCAAGATGATCAAGGAGACGTTCCCGAACATCCATGTCGTGGTCGGAGGCAACGTGATCACGCGCTTGCAGGAAGAGTTGCCGCATCACGAGCGGTTCTTCACCGAGGTGTTCGACAGCGCGATCCTCTATGAAGGGGAGCATGCGCTGCTCTGGCTGATCGAGGCCTTGAACGGCAAACGCGAGATGGCCTCGGTGCCGAACCTCATGTATCGAGATGCGACGGGGGTGCGGCAGAACAAGGAAATCTACACGGAGAAAACCACGTCGCTGCCGATCCCGGACTTCGACGGATTCCCGTTGGATCACTATTTCGTGCCGGAGCGGATCATCCCCTATCTGGCGACGCGAGGGTGTTACTGGGGGCGTTGTACCTTCTGCGATCACGGGCAGGGGTACTTCGATCAGTATCGAGGGATGTCGGCACAGCTGGTCGTGGAGCAGGTGAAGGCTCTGCGCGACAAGTACCAGTGCCGGCATTTCCTCTTTGCCGATGAGTCCTATCCGCCCGCGCTGTTTAGGAAAGTCTCGCAGCTCTTGGTCGATCAGCAAGTTGGAATCAAATGGACGACGTTGATTCGATTCGAAGAGACCTTGCAGGATCAGGCAGTGTGGGATCTCGCGGCCAAGGCCGGCTGTTGCACGCTCTATTATGGGATGGAGTCAGCCAACGAACGCGTGCTGAATCTGATGGACAAGCATGCCAAGAAGAGCGTGATCCAGAATAATCTCAAGCAGGCGGCGAAGGCCGGCATCTGGAATCATGTGATGGCCTTCTACGGGTTCCCCGGCGAGACGAGAGACGAGGCGCTGGAGACCAGGCAATTTGTGCTGGACAATCAGCCGGTGATCCACTCAGTTGAACTGTTCTACTTCGTGGCCTATCGCCATACGCCCATGGTCCGCAATCCTGAGAAATTCGGCATCACGATTCACAAGCAGGGGGAATACGACCTGCCGTTGGACTACTACTACACGCTGGACGAGCCGGTCGGTCTGACCTGTCTGGATGCGATGCAGCTCTGCGAAGAGTTCTATAAGAACGACTTCCATCCCTGGGCGGTGCGCGTGAATGCCCGCGAGCACGTGTTTCTGTACATCTCGAAGTTCGGGACGAACAAGTTGCCGCAGATTTATGCGAAACAGCCTGCGATGGTGGGGTCGGGCGAGGGTGTATCCGGTTTAGTCACATGGCCGGTGGCGATCGGGGAGAATCAAGAAGGCATGTCTCGCGTCACGAGCCATGAGGTGAGGTAG